A genomic region of Thunnus albacares chromosome 2, fThuAlb1.1, whole genome shotgun sequence contains the following coding sequences:
- the LOC122965344 gene encoding zinc finger protein OZF-like, translating into MSSVQCLREFITERLTAAAEEIFRVFQKTVVQYEEEIDRQRRLLDIVWKPTVVLHGIELPQQHVCKEEEILADRQLCNQGRNSSLDQEDPEPPQIKEEQEELCTSLEGEQLVLKQQTETFMLTPTCEESDNSQDQTLDLSPDETQSAAEKEHVVSMSINSSVVPEPNSDDQLLSHNSKVTESQDHKEGKQGDSGSTGNTETKPQTRLDKSLTNSKDNSTALKIHSNTYTGEKSLKCDTCGKFFKRKYNLHTHQRVHTGEKPYVCKICEKRFSSASALNAHLTIHAGERPYFCSTCGKRFLNRSCLRIHSRIHTGEKPYSCETCGRVFGLSSSLLVHMRTHTGEKPYLCNTCGTKFSHKSVLNRHMRIHTGEKPYDCKICGKGFRVNSDLTVHIRRYHTGEKPYNCNICGRSFYRMLELKRHMRIHIVEEPYSCKT; encoded by the exons ATGTCTTCAGTTCAGTGTTTGAGAGAGTTCATCACCGAGCgactaactgctgctgctgaagaaataTTCCGGGTTTTTCAAAAAACTGTCGTCCAGTACGAGGAAGAGATTGATCGTCAACGCAGACTGCTGGATATCGTTTGGAAACCTACAGTTGTGTTACATGGGATAG AGCTCCCACAGCAACATGTCTGTAAGGAGGAGGAGATTCTCGCTGACCGGCAGCTCTGTAACCAGGGAAGGAACTCCAGTTTGGACCAAGAGGACCCAGAACCTCCACAGATTAAAGAAGAACAGGAGGAACTCTGCACCAGTCTGGAGGGAGAGCAGCTGGTGCTGAAGCAGCAGACTGAAACCTTTATGTTGACTCCTACTTGTGAGGAAAGTGACAACAGTCAAGACCAGACTCTGGACTTGAGTCCTGATGAAACTCAGAGCGCAGCAGAAAAAGAGCATGTTGTCAGCATGTCAATTAATAGCTCAGTGGTACCAGAACCAAACAGTGACGACCAGCTCCTCTCTCACAACTCTAAAGTAACTGAGAGCCAAGATCACAAAGAAGGCAAACAAGGAGACTCAGGATCAACTGGAAATACAGAGACAAAACCACAGACAAGACTTGACAAAAGTCTCACTAACAGTAAAGACAACTCTACGGCATTAAAGATTCACAGTAACACCTATACAGGggaaaagtctttaaaatgtgacaCTTGTGGGAAATTTTTTAAGCGCAAATACAATTTGCACACACATCAgagagtccacacaggtgagaaacCTTACGTTTGCAAGATCTGTGAGAAAAGATTCAGTTCAGCATCAGCATTGAACGCTCATTTAACAATCCACGCAGGTGAGAGGCCATATTTTTGCAGCACCTGTGGGAAAAGATTTTTGAACAGGTCATGTTTGAGAATTCATAGTagaatccacacaggtgagaagccgtattCTTGCGAAACATGCGGTAGAGTTTTCGGATTAAGTTCATCTCTGTTGGTCCACATGAGaacccacacaggtgagaagccgtacctTTGCAACACCTGCGGGACAAAATTCAGTCACAAGTCAGTATTGAATAGGCATATGAGAATCCACACGGGTGAGAAGCCGTATGATTGCAAAATATGTGGGAAAGGTTTCAGAGTTAATAGTGACCTGACAGTCCACATTAGAAGAtaccacacaggtgagaagccgtataACTGCAACATCTGTGGGAGAAGTTTCTACCGAATGTTAGAATTGAAAAGACACATGAGAATTCACATAGTTGAGGAGCCGTATTCTTGcaaaacatga
- the LOC122965354 gene encoding zinc finger protein 568-like, translating to MSSVECLREFINERLTAAAEEIFGVFQKTIVEYEEEIDRQRRLLDIVWKPEIILNRIELPQQHVCKEEEVLADQKLCNQERNSSLDQEDPEPPQIKKEQEELYTSLEGEQLVLKQETETFMLTPTCEESDNGEDQTLDLSPDETESATEKEHVVSMSIKSLVVPEPNSDNQLLPHNSHVAESQDHKGGKQGDSGSTRNTETKPQRRHHNSNSHTNSQYNSTTLKIHSNRKWKKSLKCNTCGKTFQYKSKLDRHQRIHTGEKPYVCNTCEKRFSSASALSAHLTIHTGEKPYSCQICGKDFRCNDGLMVHMRTHTGEKPYMCNTCGKRFGHSSNFTKHKRTHTGEKPYFCDTCGKRFCKRSGLKKHLTIHTGENPYLCNTCGKRFCSTSALNVHLTVHADAKPYSCKYVGEISDVMMGYWSP from the exons ATGTCTTCAGTTGAGTGTTTGAGAGAGTTCATCAATGAGCgactaactgctgctgctgaagaaataTTCGGAGTTTTTCAAAAAACTATCGTGGAGTACGAAGAAGAGATTGATCGTCAGCGCAGACTGCTGGATATCGTTTGGAAAccagaaattattttaaacagGATAG AGCTCCCACAGCAACATGTctgtaaggaggaggaggttctCGCTGACCAGAAGCTCTGTAACCAGGAAAGGAACTCCAGTCTGGACCAAGAGGACCCAGAGCCTCCACAGATTAAAAaggaacaggaggaactctACACCAGTCTGGAGGGAGAGCAGCTGGTACTGAAGCAGGAGACTGAAACCTTTATGTTGACTCCTACTTGTGAGGAAAGTGACAACGGTGAAGATCAGACTCTGGACTTGAGTCCTGATGAAACTGAGAGTGCAACAGAGAAAGAGCATGTTGTCAGCATGTCAATTAAAAGCTTAGTGGTACCAGAACCAAACAGTGACAACCAGCTCCTCCCTCATAACTCTCATGTAGCTGAGAGCCAAGATCACAAAGGAGGCAAACAAGGAGACTCAGGATCAACtagaaacacagagacaaaaccaCAGAGGAGACATCATAACAGCAACAGTCACACGAACAGTCAATACAACTCTACCACATTAAAGATTCACAGTAATAGGAAATGgaaaaagtctttaaaatgtaacaCTTGTGGGAAAACTTTTCAGTACAAGTCCAAATTGGATAGACACCAGAGAATACACACAGGCGAGAAGCCGTACGTTTGCAACACCTGCGAGAAAAGATTCAGTTCAGCATCAGCACTGAGCGCTCATTTAACAATCCACACCGGTGAGAAGCCATATTCTTGTCAAATATGTGGGAAGGATTTCAGATGTAATGATGGCTTGATGGTCCACATGAGaacccacacaggtgagaaaCCGTACATGTGCAACACGTGTGGGAAAAGGTTCGGTCACTCGTCAAACTTTACAAAGCACAAAAGAACACACACTGGTGAGAAGCCATATTTTTGTGACACCTGTGGGAAGAGATTTTGTAAAAGGTCAGGAttgaaaaagcatttgacaatccacacaggtgagaaccCTTATCTTTGCAACACCTGCGGGAAGAGATTCTGTTCGACATCGGCGTTGAACGTTCATTTAACGGTCCACGCAGATGCTAAGCCGTATTCTTGCAAATATGTGGGAGAGATTTCAGATGTAATGATGGGTTATTGGTCCCCATGA
- the LOC122965390 gene encoding uncharacterized protein LOC122965390: MLDDMSTDAFINGLRCFIAVRGAVRQIQCDQGTNFVGAKNEFKAALQELDTQRLCTFLSQKQCDFVMNAPHSSHAGGVWERQIKTVRSVLNSTLSLSHGRLNDASLRTLLYEAMAIVNSRPLTVDNLNSPDSLEPLTPNHLINMKSSIALPPPGTFPREDLYGAKRWRRVQYLAEQFWSRWKREYLHNIITRQRWHMPMRNIQVGDVVMDIDELSPRIEWRLARVLETVSGKDGLVRRVKISVGDKRLNKKGERLGTRSILERPVQKLVLLLEAS, encoded by the coding sequence ATGCTAGACGACATGTCCACCGATGCTTTCATCAACGGCCTGCGATGCTTCATTGCTGTTCGAGGTGCAGTCCGTCAAATCCAGTGCGACCAAGGCACTAACTTTGTTGGCGCAAAGAATGAATTCAAGGCAGCTCTGCAGGAGCTCGACACACAGAGACTCTGTACATTTCTGTCACAAAAGCAGTGTGACTTTGTCATGAACGCACCCCACTCCAGTCATGCAGGCGGCGTGTGGGAGCGCCAGATAAAGACTGTCAGGAGTGTCCTGAACTCCACTCTATCACTTTCTCATGGCAGACTCAACGATGCCTCATTACGGACCCTACTTTATGAAGCCATGGCTATAGTCAACAGCCGACCCCTCACCGTGGATAACTTAAATAGCCCTGACAGCCTGGAGCCACTCACCCCCAATCATCTGATCAATATGAAATCCAGCATAGCACTGCCTCCCCCTGGCACATTCCCCAGAGAGGACTTGTACGGAGCGAAAAGATGGCGGCGTGTACAATATCTGGCAGAGCAGTTTTGGAGCCGCTGGAAACGGGAGTATCTTCACAACATCATCACAAGGCAACGATGGCACATGCCGATGAGAAATATACAAGTGGGTGATGTAGTGATGGACATTGATGAACTGTCGCCCAGAATTGAATGGAGACTCGCAAGAGTCTTAGAGACTGTCAGTGGTAAAGATGGACTTGTAAGGAGAGTGAAAATCTCAGTAGGAGATAAAAGACTGAACAAGAAGGGTGAACGCCTCGGTACACGTTCTATATTAGAGCGACCAGTGCAGAAGTTAGTTCTGTTGTTAGAGGCTTCTTAA